The Amycolatopsis sp. 195334CR genome window below encodes:
- the otsB gene encoding trehalose-phosphatase, whose protein sequence is MTAEALPAELRRAIVQIARTPRLLVACDYDGTLAPITSNPDEARPLPESVGALRSLAGLHETTTAVISGRALRDLATLSRLPAEVHLVGSHGSEFDIGFVHALDAKARELHRRLETELEQLVLDVPGVSLEVKPASIAVHVRRAEYDAGRRVLADVHNGPCTWPGVTTTDGKEVVELAVVQTDKGRALDTLRHQVNATAAVFLGDDVTDEKAFARLSGPDLGVKVGDGESLAAYRVPDTVDVATVLAFLLEERRHWLYGEQAPPIERISMLASERSVALLTPDAKLTWLCHPGPDAPAVFADLLGGPGAGHFSIKPHRNGLPLGQRYLPNTMTVETRWSRLLVTDYLEPDSPQHRTDIVRVISGETAAQVVFAPRPEFGGVPVRLVTEEDGLRVLGTSEPIVLRAPGVRWEINSDGMHDTAVALVEPRPERPVILELRCGTTDLGPHELSEMDRRARAGAYWSDWAATLKVPTVQPELVSRSALTLRGLCNTDSGGVLAAATTSLPEEIGGVRNWDYRYCWIRDAAMTVRELVSLGSLDEADGYLRWLHGVLATLAGPERLHPLYTLSGSVIGAEAVIESLPGYAGSRPVRVGNLANHQVQLDVFGPVVELVVTLAETRGELRDQDWQMVRAMAEAVTRRWNEPDHGIWEERHVPRHRVYSRVMGWVTIDRAIKLGEIYDREIPAGWPELRDTIAADVLEHGWNDEVQAFTTAYDGTDLDAASLFVGLTGLIDPSDQRFQSTVTAIEAELRSGSTVYRYHRDDGLPGSEGGFHICAAWLVEAYLLTGRRTEAEELFEQLVDAAGPTGLLPEQYDPIAERSLGNHPQAYSHIGLIRCANLLAQ, encoded by the coding sequence TTGACCGCCGAGGCCCTGCCCGCCGAGCTGCGGCGTGCGATCGTGCAGATCGCGCGGACGCCGCGCTTGCTGGTCGCCTGCGACTACGACGGCACGCTGGCTCCGATCACGTCCAACCCGGACGAGGCCCGCCCACTTCCCGAATCGGTCGGTGCCCTGCGATCACTTGCCGGCCTGCACGAAACCACCACCGCGGTCATCTCCGGCCGCGCGCTGCGCGATCTCGCCACGCTGTCCCGGCTCCCGGCCGAAGTCCACCTGGTGGGCAGCCACGGCTCGGAGTTCGACATCGGTTTTGTGCACGCGCTCGACGCGAAGGCCCGCGAACTGCACCGCAGACTCGAAACCGAGCTGGAACAGCTGGTGCTCGATGTTCCAGGTGTTTCCCTGGAAGTGAAGCCGGCCAGCATCGCCGTGCACGTGCGCCGCGCCGAGTACGACGCCGGGCGCCGCGTGCTCGCCGATGTCCACAATGGACCATGCACCTGGCCGGGGGTGACCACCACCGACGGCAAGGAGGTGGTCGAGCTGGCGGTGGTGCAGACGGACAAGGGCCGGGCCCTGGACACCCTGCGCCACCAGGTGAACGCCACCGCCGCGGTGTTCCTCGGCGACGACGTCACCGACGAAAAGGCCTTCGCCCGGTTGTCCGGCCCCGACCTCGGGGTCAAGGTCGGTGACGGGGAAAGCCTTGCCGCCTACCGGGTTCCGGACACCGTCGACGTGGCGACCGTGCTCGCCTTCCTGCTCGAAGAGCGGCGCCACTGGCTCTACGGCGAGCAGGCACCGCCGATCGAGCGCATCTCCATGCTGGCCAGCGAGCGCTCGGTCGCGCTGCTCACCCCGGACGCCAAGCTGACCTGGCTGTGCCACCCCGGGCCCGACGCGCCCGCGGTGTTCGCCGACCTGCTCGGCGGCCCCGGGGCCGGCCACTTCTCGATCAAACCGCACCGCAACGGCCTGCCGCTGGGCCAGCGCTACCTGCCGAACACGATGACCGTGGAGACGCGCTGGTCGCGGCTGCTGGTCACGGACTACCTCGAACCGGACAGCCCGCAGCACCGCACCGACATCGTCCGGGTGATCTCCGGCGAGACCGCGGCGCAGGTGGTCTTCGCGCCGCGGCCCGAATTCGGCGGCGTGCCGGTGCGCCTGGTCACCGAGGAGGACGGGCTGCGGGTGCTGGGCACCTCGGAGCCGATCGTGCTGCGTGCGCCGGGCGTGCGCTGGGAGATCAACTCCGACGGCATGCACGACACCGCGGTCGCGCTGGTCGAGCCCCGCCCGGAGCGCCCGGTGATCCTCGAACTCCGTTGCGGCACCACGGATCTCGGCCCGCACGAACTGTCCGAAATGGACCGCCGGGCCCGGGCCGGGGCGTACTGGAGCGACTGGGCGGCCACCCTGAAGGTGCCGACCGTGCAGCCGGAACTGGTGTCGCGCTCGGCGCTGACCCTGCGCGGGCTGTGCAACACCGACAGCGGCGGCGTGCTCGCGGCGGCGACCACCTCGCTGCCGGAGGAGATCGGCGGCGTCCGCAACTGGGACTACCGCTACTGCTGGATCCGCGACGCCGCGATGACCGTGCGCGAACTGGTCTCGCTCGGCTCGCTGGACGAGGCCGACGGTTACCTGCGCTGGCTGCACGGGGTGCTGGCCACGCTGGCCGGCCCGGAGCGGCTCCACCCGCTGTACACCCTGTCCGGCAGCGTGATCGGTGCCGAAGCGGTGATCGAGTCGCTGCCCGGTTACGCCGGTTCGCGGCCGGTCCGCGTCGGCAACCTGGCGAACCACCAGGTGCAGCTGGACGTGTTCGGCCCGGTGGTCGAGCTGGTGGTCACCCTGGCCGAGACGCGCGGTGAGCTGCGCGACCAGGACTGGCAGATGGTGCGGGCGATGGCCGAGGCGGTCACCCGGCGCTGGAACGAGCCGGACCACGGCATCTGGGAGGAGCGCCACGTGCCGCGGCACCGGGTGTACTCCCGGGTGATGGGCTGGGTGACCATCGACCGCGCGATCAAGCTCGGCGAGATCTACGACCGGGAGATCCCGGCGGGCTGGCCGGAGCTGCGCGACACCATCGCCGCCGACGTGCTCGAGCACGGCTGGAACGACGAGGTGCAGGCGTTCACCACCGCCTACGACGGCACCGACCTGGACGCGGCCTCGCTCTTCGTCGGGCTGACCGGCCTGATCGACCCCAGCGACCAGCGGTTCCAGTCGACCGTGACGGCGATCGAGGCCGAGCTGCGCAGCGGCTCCACGGTCTACCGCTACCACCGCGACGACGGCCTGCCCGGCAGCGAGGGCGGCTTCCACATCTGCGCCGCGTGGCTGGTCGAGGCCTACCTGCTGACCGGCCGCCGCACCGAGGCCGAGGAGCTGTTCGAGCAGCTGGTCGACGCCGCGGGCCCGACCGGTCTGCTGCCCGAGCAGTACGACCCGATCGCCGAGCGCTCGCTGGGGAACCACCCGCAGGCGTACTCGCACATCGGGCTCATCCGGTGCGCGAACCTGCTCGCCCAGTGA
- a CDS encoding CarD family transcriptional regulator: MVFKVGETVVYPHHGAALIEAIETRVIKGEEKKYLVLKVAQGDLTVRVPADNAEIVGVRDVVGQDGLNRVFDVLRAPHTEEPTNWSRRYKANLEKLASGDVNKVAEVVRDLWRREKDRGLSAGEKRMLAKARQILVSELALAEGTDEGKAEVLLDEVLETAAV; the protein is encoded by the coding sequence ATGGTTTTCAAGGTCGGAGAGACCGTCGTCTACCCGCACCACGGTGCCGCACTCATCGAAGCGATCGAGACCCGTGTGATCAAGGGCGAGGAGAAGAAATACCTCGTCCTCAAGGTCGCGCAAGGGGACCTCACCGTTCGCGTGCCCGCAGACAACGCCGAGATCGTCGGTGTGCGGGACGTCGTCGGGCAGGACGGTCTGAATCGCGTGTTCGACGTGCTGCGTGCGCCGCACACCGAGGAGCCCACGAACTGGTCTCGTCGGTACAAGGCCAACCTGGAGAAGCTCGCCTCCGGCGATGTGAACAAGGTGGCCGAAGTGGTGCGCGACCTCTGGCGGCGAGAGAAGGACCGTGGCTTGTCCGCCGGCGAGAAGCGGATGCTGGCCAAGGCACGGCAGATTCTGGTGAGTGAACTGGCATTGGCCGAGGGCACCGACGAAGGCAAGGCCGAGGTCCTGCTCGACGAGGTTCTGGAAACCGCGGCGGTCTGA
- a CDS encoding threonine/serine exporter ThrE family protein, which translates to MKINQRGRAADRKRGWQLLEAPANERPRRSGRRVERGSEPRSRAWQILEADTGEQPAVAQDSAIGPALPDDARVNFVLDLALRIGEVQMASGAGASDVTATILALTSALGLPHCEVDVIFTSITVTCHRGSELSPVTALRVVRARGLDYSRLTDTESLVQRITRGRVSAEDAYTELQVITTRPHPYPRWISTLAWGGMAAFISLLIGGDWATALIAFVISSVIDRVGRLLNRFALPFFFQQVVGGFVATLAAVLVVNTSWLPIERPTIVVAAAITVLLSGLSTVSAVQDAITGYNVTAAGRTTEVAMMSAGLITGVALALNTAPLFAIVQKTPPPAVYNSTALDLPIMVIAGAGAAACFALASYSRLRSLLIAAAAGAVGSLGYGVLGLFGADQITASAVAATLVGFSGGVLARRLKETPLVIAVSGITPLLPGLSTYRGLYEMGVSPGGELGTLMTAVAVGLALAAGVVLGEYFAQPVRTGLGRLERKLAGPRMAGPLRPKSGRLD; encoded by the coding sequence ATGAAGATCAACCAGCGTGGCCGGGCGGCGGACCGCAAACGCGGTTGGCAGCTTCTGGAGGCGCCGGCGAACGAGCGACCGCGCAGATCCGGCCGCCGGGTCGAACGCGGTTCCGAGCCGCGCAGCCGGGCCTGGCAGATCCTCGAGGCGGACACCGGCGAGCAGCCGGCGGTCGCGCAGGACAGCGCGATCGGGCCCGCCCTGCCGGACGACGCCAGGGTCAACTTCGTGCTCGACCTCGCCCTGCGCATCGGCGAGGTGCAGATGGCCAGCGGCGCGGGCGCCTCGGACGTCACCGCCACCATCCTGGCGCTGACCTCGGCACTCGGCCTGCCGCACTGCGAGGTCGACGTCATCTTCACCTCGATCACGGTGACCTGCCACCGCGGTTCCGAGCTCTCGCCGGTGACCGCGCTGCGCGTGGTGCGGGCCCGCGGCCTGGACTACAGCCGCCTCACCGACACCGAGAGCCTGGTGCAGCGGATCACCCGCGGCCGCGTCAGCGCCGAGGACGCCTACACCGAACTGCAGGTGATCACCACCCGGCCGCACCCGTACCCCCGCTGGATCTCCACCCTGGCCTGGGGCGGCATGGCCGCGTTCATCTCCCTGCTGATCGGCGGCGACTGGGCGACCGCGCTGATCGCCTTCGTGATCAGCTCGGTGATCGACCGGGTGGGCAGGCTGCTCAACCGGTTCGCCCTGCCGTTCTTCTTCCAGCAGGTGGTCGGCGGGTTCGTCGCGACGCTGGCCGCGGTGCTGGTGGTCAACACGAGCTGGCTGCCGATCGAGAGACCCACCATCGTGGTCGCCGCGGCGATCACCGTGCTGCTGTCCGGGCTGAGCACGGTGTCCGCGGTGCAGGACGCGATCACCGGGTACAACGTCACCGCCGCCGGGCGCACCACCGAGGTGGCGATGATGTCCGCCGGGCTGATCACCGGGGTGGCGCTCGCGCTGAACACCGCGCCGCTGTTCGCCATCGTGCAGAAGACCCCGCCGCCCGCGGTGTACAACAGCACCGCGCTCGACCTGCCGATCATGGTGATCGCCGGGGCCGGCGCGGCCGCCTGCTTCGCCCTGGCGAGCTACTCGCGGCTGCGGTCGCTGCTGATCGCCGCCGCGGCGGGCGCGGTCGGCAGCCTCGGGTACGGCGTGCTCGGCCTGTTCGGCGCGGACCAGATCACCGCCTCCGCGGTCGCGGCCACGCTGGTCGGTTTCTCCGGCGGGGTGCTGGCCCGGCGGTTGAAGGAGACCCCGCTGGTCATCGCGGTCTCCGGGATCACGCCGTTGCTGCCGGGGTTGTCCACCTACCGCGGGCTGTACGAGATGGGCGTGTCGCCGGGCGGTGAGCTGGGCACGCTGATGACCGCGGTGGCGGTCGGCCTGGCGCTGGCCGCGGGCGTGGTGCTCGGCGAGTACTTCGCGCAGCCGGTGCGCACCGGCCTGGGCAGGCTCGAACGGAAGCTGGCCGGCCCCCGGATGGCGGGCCCGCTGCGGCCCAAGTCCGGCCGCCTGGACTGA
- a CDS encoding C39 family peptidase gives MQRRGFFRAIVGVAAAGALVLPGAAFAANPAPANPAPADVNVAGAKSLNVQYQVQETGYWCGPAAARIAMSARTGTLPSQGDLAAQMGTTENGTDHISQIANALNANLGTTWYEVKEMPNDPPTQAQKDLLWQDIVYDVDNGYAVVANIVAPPDNHPPGYPNETIYHYFTVIGYNSDNMTVHIADSANFGGNQIYWLSFDQLASLIPPKGYAA, from the coding sequence GTGCAGCGTAGAGGTTTCTTCAGGGCGATCGTCGGGGTCGCCGCGGCTGGTGCGCTCGTCCTGCCGGGTGCCGCCTTCGCGGCGAACCCCGCGCCGGCGAACCCGGCACCCGCCGACGTCAACGTGGCCGGCGCCAAGTCGCTCAACGTGCAGTACCAGGTCCAGGAGACGGGGTACTGGTGCGGCCCGGCGGCGGCGCGGATCGCCATGTCCGCGCGCACCGGCACCCTGCCGTCCCAGGGTGACCTGGCCGCCCAGATGGGCACCACGGAGAACGGCACCGACCACATCAGCCAGATCGCGAACGCGCTCAACGCCAACCTCGGCACCACCTGGTACGAGGTCAAGGAGATGCCGAACGACCCGCCGACGCAGGCGCAGAAGGACCTGCTCTGGCAGGACATCGTCTACGACGTCGACAACGGCTACGCGGTGGTGGCCAACATCGTCGCCCCGCCCGACAACCACCCGCCGGGCTACCCGAACGAGACGATCTACCACTACTTCACCGTGATCGGCTACAACAGCGACAACATGACCGTGCACATCGCGGACTCGGCCAACTTCGGCGGCAACCAGATCTACTGGCTGTCCTTCGACCAGCTGGCCTCGCTGATCCCGCCGAAGGGATACGCGGCCTGA
- a CDS encoding exo-alpha-sialidase, translated as MEALLAIGTRKGLWLARSSNSRADWTVTGPHLPMTDIYALAIDTRSGSPRLLAGVTSEHWGPGVATSDDLGATWQEPERAPIAFPEDTGAALARVWQLTPAPEPDVVYAGVEPSALFRSADGGRSFELVRGLWDHPHRPQWTPGFGGMAIHTVLPHPTEPQRVTVAMSTGGVYDTTDGGATWNPANQGIHVKFLPEEYPEFGQCVHKVARHPAHPDTLFAQNHHGVYRSDDHAKSWQSIADGLPSDFGFAMVVHPHKPEVVYNFPLQADEHRFPPDGRCRVYRSEDGGGSWTELSGGLPDSGFYSAVLRDAMCVDDADPAGVYFGSRSGEVWASADEGDNWQRVVEHLPDVLCVRAAVI; from the coding sequence ATGGAAGCGCTGCTCGCGATCGGCACGCGCAAGGGGCTCTGGCTGGCGAGGAGCTCGAACTCGCGCGCCGACTGGACGGTCACCGGCCCGCACCTGCCGATGACCGACATCTACGCGCTGGCGATCGACACCCGCTCCGGATCGCCCCGCCTGCTCGCCGGGGTGACCAGTGAGCACTGGGGGCCGGGCGTGGCCACCAGCGACGACCTCGGCGCCACCTGGCAGGAGCCGGAGCGGGCGCCGATCGCCTTCCCGGAGGACACCGGCGCCGCGCTGGCGCGGGTCTGGCAGCTCACCCCCGCGCCCGAGCCGGACGTGGTCTACGCCGGGGTCGAGCCGTCCGCGTTGTTCCGCTCGGCCGACGGCGGCCGGTCCTTCGAGCTGGTCCGCGGCCTCTGGGACCACCCCCATCGTCCACAGTGGACGCCCGGGTTCGGCGGCATGGCCATCCACACCGTGCTGCCCCACCCGACCGAGCCGCAGCGGGTCACCGTGGCGATGTCCACCGGCGGCGTCTACGACACCACCGACGGCGGGGCCACCTGGAACCCGGCCAACCAGGGCATCCACGTCAAGTTCCTGCCGGAGGAGTACCCGGAGTTCGGCCAGTGCGTGCACAAGGTGGCGCGGCACCCGGCCCACCCGGACACGCTGTTCGCGCAGAACCACCACGGCGTCTACCGCAGCGACGACCACGCGAAGAGCTGGCAGTCGATCGCCGACGGGCTGCCGTCGGACTTCGGCTTCGCCATGGTGGTGCACCCGCACAAGCCCGAGGTGGTCTACAACTTCCCGCTGCAGGCCGACGAGCACCGCTTCCCGCCGGACGGCCGCTGCCGGGTGTACCGCAGCGAGGACGGCGGCGGCAGCTGGACCGAGCTGTCCGGCGGGCTGCCGGACAGCGGCTTCTACTCGGCGGTGCTGCGGGACGCGATGTGCGTGGACGACGCCGACCCGGCCGGGGTGTACTTCGGCTCGCGCTCCGGCGAGGTCTGGGCCAGCGCCGACGAGGGCGACAACTGGCAGCGCGTGGTCGAGCACCTGCCGGACGTGCTCTGCGTGCGGGCCGCGGTGATCTAG
- a CDS encoding C39 family peptidase encodes MLRRRLLAVLTAVVAGISTAPALAYAAPAAPASRPAETAEIDISQLPAVVELNVRHEWQQTGYWCGPAATRMALSARMANPPTQASLAQQLPTHTGGTDHIGQVTRVLNNNLGTGWYETKEMPNDPPTQAQRDLLWRDIVLDINNNYPIVANIVAPANNHPPGYPNYTVYHYFTVTGYNSDNMTVKIADSAGFSQGVYWLTFNQLATLIPPKGYSA; translated from the coding sequence ATGTTGAGACGAAGGCTTCTCGCTGTCCTCACCGCCGTGGTCGCCGGAATCAGCACCGCTCCCGCACTCGCCTACGCCGCCCCCGCGGCGCCGGCTTCCCGCCCGGCCGAAACGGCCGAGATCGACATTTCCCAGCTGCCCGCCGTCGTCGAACTCAACGTGCGGCACGAATGGCAGCAGACCGGCTACTGGTGCGGTCCGGCGGCGACCAGGATGGCGCTGTCCGCACGCATGGCCAACCCGCCGACGCAGGCCAGCCTGGCCCAGCAACTTCCCACGCACACCGGCGGAACCGACCACATCGGCCAGGTCACCAGGGTGCTCAACAACAACCTCGGCACCGGCTGGTACGAGACCAAGGAGATGCCCAACGACCCGCCGACGCAGGCCCAGCGCGACCTGCTCTGGCGCGACATCGTGCTGGACATCAACAACAATTACCCGATCGTGGCGAACATCGTCGCCCCGGCGAACAACCACCCGCCCGGCTACCCCAACTACACCGTTTACCACTACTTCACCGTGACCGGTTACAACAGTGACAACATGACGGTGAAGATCGCCGATTCAGCCGGTTTCAGCCAGGGCGTCTACTGGCTCACCTTCAACCAATTGGCGACGCTCATTCCGCCAAAGGGGTATTCCGCGTAG
- a CDS encoding ubiquitin-like small modifier protein 1: MAKVHLPSMLRPIAGDQTVLEVGGATITAVLDELRARYPALERRLRDESGALRRYVNFYVDGEECRRLAGADTPLSAGTELMIIPSVAGG; the protein is encoded by the coding sequence GTGGCCAAGGTCCACCTGCCGTCGATGCTGCGCCCGATCGCCGGCGACCAGACCGTGCTGGAGGTCGGCGGCGCCACCATCACCGCGGTGCTCGACGAGCTGCGTGCCCGCTACCCCGCGCTGGAACGGCGGCTGCGGGACGAGTCGGGCGCGCTGCGGCGGTACGTCAACTTCTACGTCGACGGCGAGGAGTGCCGCCGGCTCGCCGGTGCCGACACCCCGCTCTCCGCCGGTACCGAGCTGATGATCATCCCCTCGGTGGCCGGCGGCTGA
- the radA gene encoding DNA repair protein RadA, whose product MAKKSGTSYRCGECGYEAAKWVGRCPECQAWGTIEERGDARPAIARVVAGAPSAPARPIGQVDVEAARARQTGVPELDRVLGGGLVPGAVILLAGEPGVGKSTLLLEVAYQWAAGKTGEHPSLYVTGEESAGQVRLRAERTGNVHEQMFLAAESDLGAIIGHVDDVKPGVLIVDSVQTMSSPQAEGAPGGVTQVRAVTAGLVALAKERGLPIVLVGHVTKEGSIAGPRVLEHLVDVVLQFEGDRHSTLRMVRGVKNRFGAADEIGCFELGENGIVGVPDPSGLFMNRTTEPVSGTAITVAMEGKRPLMSEVQSLVAESTLPQPRRAVSGLDASRVQMVLAVMERRAGMQLAKRDVFLATVGGMKITEPAVDLALVLAIASSVADVALSPRLVAVGEVGLAGEIRRVSNVGKRIAEAARLGFTHALVPPDSGKFPSGIRVLEVADVGVALSAAEHARA is encoded by the coding sequence GTGGCTAAGAAGAGCGGCACCTCGTACCGCTGCGGTGAATGCGGGTACGAGGCGGCCAAGTGGGTCGGCCGGTGCCCGGAGTGCCAGGCCTGGGGCACCATCGAGGAACGCGGTGACGCCCGCCCGGCGATCGCGCGGGTGGTCGCCGGGGCGCCCAGCGCGCCCGCGCGGCCGATCGGCCAGGTCGACGTCGAGGCCGCCAGGGCCCGCCAGACCGGGGTGCCCGAACTGGACCGCGTGCTCGGCGGGGGACTGGTGCCCGGCGCGGTCATCCTGCTCGCCGGCGAGCCCGGTGTCGGCAAGTCGACCCTGCTGCTCGAAGTCGCCTACCAGTGGGCGGCGGGGAAGACCGGCGAGCACCCGTCCCTGTACGTCACCGGCGAGGAGTCGGCGGGGCAGGTGCGCCTGCGCGCCGAACGCACCGGGAACGTGCACGAGCAGATGTTCCTCGCCGCGGAGAGCGATCTCGGCGCCATCATCGGCCACGTCGACGACGTGAAGCCCGGCGTGCTGATCGTCGACTCGGTCCAGACCATGTCGTCCCCGCAGGCCGAGGGCGCGCCCGGCGGGGTCACGCAGGTGCGGGCCGTCACCGCGGGGCTGGTCGCGCTGGCCAAGGAACGCGGGCTGCCGATCGTGCTGGTGGGGCACGTCACCAAGGAGGGCTCGATCGCCGGGCCGCGGGTGCTGGAGCACCTGGTGGACGTGGTGCTCCAGTTCGAGGGCGACCGCCACTCCACCCTGCGCATGGTGCGCGGGGTGAAGAACCGGTTCGGCGCCGCCGACGAGATCGGCTGCTTCGAACTGGGGGAGAACGGCATCGTCGGCGTGCCCGACCCGTCCGGGCTGTTCATGAACCGCACCACCGAGCCGGTGTCGGGGACCGCGATCACGGTGGCGATGGAGGGCAAGCGCCCGCTGATGAGCGAGGTGCAGTCGCTGGTCGCCGAGTCCACCCTGCCGCAGCCGCGCCGCGCGGTGAGCGGGCTGGACGCGTCCCGGGTGCAGATGGTGCTCGCGGTGATGGAGCGCCGGGCCGGGATGCAGCTGGCCAAGCGGGACGTCTTCCTGGCCACCGTCGGCGGCATGAAGATCACCGAGCCCGCGGTGGACCTCGCGCTGGTGCTGGCGATCGCGTCCTCGGTGGCCGACGTGGCGCTGTCGCCGCGGCTGGTCGCGGTCGGCGAGGTCGGCCTGGCCGGGGAGATCCGGCGCGTCTCGAACGTCGGCAAGCGCATCGCCGAAGCGGCTCGCCTCGGCTTCACGCACGCGCTGGTGCCGCCGGACTCGGGCAAGTTCCCGTCCGGCATCAGGGTGCTGGAAGTGGCCGATGTCGGCGTGGCCCTGTCCGCGGCGGAGCACGCTCGCGCCTAG
- a CDS encoding trehalose-6-phosphate synthase yields MTEPVSTAAEFVVVANRLPVDLDRSADGTQRWTASPGGLVSALEPFLRSRKGAWVGWPGVPDVEVDEFSDDGLVLHPVTLSSDEVADYYEGFSNATLWPLYHDVVARPVFDRSWWDSYVKVNRRFAEASAKVAGQGAVVWVQDYQLQLVPSMLRELRPDLRIGFFLHIPFPPVELFMQLPWRAEIVRGLIGADLVGFHRPGGAQNFLWLARQLIGLEPSRGAVGVRSRPGVVQVGDRTVRVGAFPISIDAAGLDNLARTRKVAERAAEIRRDLGNPKTVLLGVDRLDYTKGIDLRLQAFHELLQEDRVKPEDVAFIQLATPSRERVEHYQRMRGEIEQMVGRINGEFARVGHPVVHYLHQSVDRTELAAFFSAADVMVVTPLRDGMNLVCKEYVACRHDLGGTLVLSEFAGAAAELSSAFLVNPHDLDGVKSALAAAITLDPAEGRRRMRALRRQVLTHDVDRWARSFLEALGSEPSA; encoded by the coding sequence ATGACCGAGCCTGTCAGCACGGCCGCCGAATTCGTCGTGGTGGCCAACCGGTTGCCGGTGGACCTCGACCGCTCCGCCGACGGGACGCAGCGCTGGACGGCGAGCCCCGGCGGGCTCGTGTCCGCGCTCGAACCGTTCCTCCGCTCGCGCAAGGGCGCCTGGGTCGGCTGGCCGGGCGTGCCGGACGTGGAGGTCGACGAGTTCTCCGACGACGGCTTGGTGCTGCACCCGGTCACGCTCAGTTCCGACGAGGTGGCCGACTACTACGAAGGCTTCTCCAACGCCACGCTGTGGCCCCTCTACCACGACGTGGTCGCCCGGCCGGTGTTCGACCGGTCGTGGTGGGACAGCTACGTCAAGGTCAACCGCCGGTTCGCCGAGGCCAGCGCGAAGGTGGCCGGCCAGGGCGCGGTCGTCTGGGTGCAGGACTACCAGCTGCAACTGGTCCCCAGCATGCTCCGCGAACTCCGGCCCGACCTGCGGATCGGCTTCTTCCTGCACATCCCGTTCCCGCCGGTCGAGCTGTTCATGCAGCTGCCGTGGCGCGCGGAGATCGTGCGCGGGCTGATCGGCGCCGACCTGGTCGGGTTCCACCGACCGGGTGGTGCGCAGAACTTCCTGTGGCTGGCCCGCCAGCTGATCGGGCTGGAGCCCAGCCGCGGCGCGGTCGGCGTGCGGTCGCGGCCCGGTGTGGTCCAGGTCGGTGACCGGACCGTGCGCGTCGGCGCGTTCCCGATCTCCATCGACGCCGCCGGGCTGGACAACCTCGCGCGCACCAGGAAGGTCGCCGAGCGCGCTGCGGAAATCCGCCGTGACCTGGGCAATCCCAAGACCGTGCTGCTCGGGGTTGACCGCCTCGACTACACCAAGGGCATCGATCTGCGCCTGCAGGCCTTCCACGAACTGCTGCAGGAGGACCGCGTCAAACCGGAGGACGTGGCGTTCATCCAGCTCGCCACGCCGAGCCGTGAACGGGTCGAGCACTACCAGCGCATGCGCGGTGAGATCGAGCAGATGGTCGGCCGGATCAACGGGGAGTTCGCCAGGGTCGGTCACCCGGTCGTGCACTATCTGCACCAATCCGTTGACCGAACGGAACTGGCCGCCTTCTTCTCCGCCGCCGACGTGATGGTGGTGACCCCCTTGCGGGACGGCATGAACCTGGTGTGCAAGGAGTACGTGGCCTGCCGCCACGACCTCGGCGGCACGCTGGTGCTGTCCGAGTTCGCCGGCGCGGCCGCCGAGTTGAGCAGCGCCTTCCTGGTCAACCCGCATGATCTCGACGGGGTTAAGAGCGCTTTGGCGGCTGCCATTACGCTCGACCCGGCCGAGGGAAGACGGAGAATGCGCGCGCTTCGACGTCAGGTCCTCACCCACGACGTCGACCGCTGGGCGCGCTCGTTCCTGGAAGCACTCGGGTCCGAGCCCTCCGCCTGA
- a CDS encoding dihydrofolate reductase family protein translates to MGRLICDITVSADGYSAGLDQTEDRPFGTDGGDGTGDRLHAWMFDTPDENRAELERLAAGSAFIMGRNMFGPVRGEWDRPWNGWWGEDPPFHAPVYVLTGHAREPQPMRGGTTYYFVTDGIESALARARAAAGDGDVLILGGATTINQYLTAGLVDELRLHVVPFTLGAGTRLFDGVPALELAQVESRSATAITHLTYRVTGRAGSRTG, encoded by the coding sequence ATGGGCAGGCTCATCTGCGACATCACCGTTTCGGCGGACGGGTACTCGGCCGGGCTCGACCAGACCGAGGACCGCCCGTTCGGCACCGACGGCGGGGACGGCACGGGCGACCGCCTGCACGCCTGGATGTTCGACACACCGGACGAGAACCGGGCGGAGCTCGAGAGACTGGCGGCGGGCAGCGCGTTCATCATGGGGCGCAACATGTTCGGTCCCGTGCGCGGCGAGTGGGACCGGCCGTGGAACGGCTGGTGGGGCGAGGACCCGCCGTTCCACGCGCCGGTCTACGTGCTCACCGGGCACGCCCGCGAACCGCAGCCGATGCGGGGCGGCACCACCTACTACTTCGTCACCGACGGCATCGAGTCCGCGCTGGCGCGGGCCCGCGCGGCGGCCGGTGACGGCGACGTGCTGATCCTCGGCGGTGCGACCACCATCAACCAGTACCTCACCGCCGGGCTGGTCGACGAGCTGCGGTTGCACGTCGTGCCGTTCACGCTCGGCGCCGGGACCCGCCTGTTCGACGGGGTCCCGGCGCTGGAGCTGGCGCAGGTGGAGTCGCGGTCGGCGACCGCGATCACCCACCTGACCTATCGCGTCACTGGGCGAGCAGGTTCGCGCACCGGATGA